The following proteins come from a genomic window of Mycolicibacterium rufum:
- the sppA gene encoding signal peptide peptidase SppA, giving the protein MISVLSGVPGLDDFRELARKVDTARHQGVPAGCILEIDLQQMPAETAGFDPVAMVSGILGASRPLLLRETIAAIHRAAEDPRVAGLIARVQLDAAPPGPVEELRAAIAAFTERKPSLAWAETYPGTLSYYLASAFGEVWMQPSGTVGLVGFATSALFLRDALDKLGVEAQFTARGEYKSAANLFTQDGYTEAHREADTALVNSLRSQVWDAVAASRSVDRAALDALADRAPLLRDDAVTAGLIDRIGFRDEAYARIADMTGAPGMTPNGDADGSDAPPRLFLSRYARTSRPSVPTPALPGRKARRTIAVVTLAGPIVSGRGRPVSPLGGGPSAGGDTIAAALRQAGADDDVAAVVLRVDSPGGSVTGSETIWREVVRLRERGTPVVASMGAVAASGGYYVSMAADAIVADAATITGSIGVVTGKLVARDLKDRLGVGSGTVRTNANADAWSVNAPFTEEQQAHVEAEADLFYTDFVNRVAQGRKMTAEAVDQVARGRVWTGADALERGLVDELGGLRTAIARAKALAGIDEDTKVDITHLPGSSLRDMLRPKASSQPAAASIPEMVSALAVRSLSEVVDQSQRSLTGVNVLWLGASRY; this is encoded by the coding sequence ATGATCTCTGTGCTCTCCGGCGTGCCCGGACTGGATGACTTCCGCGAACTGGCCCGCAAGGTCGACACCGCCCGTCACCAGGGGGTGCCCGCCGGCTGCATCCTGGAGATCGACCTGCAGCAGATGCCCGCGGAGACCGCCGGATTCGATCCCGTCGCGATGGTGTCCGGGATCCTGGGAGCCAGCCGGCCGCTGCTGCTGCGTGAGACGATCGCCGCCATCCACCGCGCCGCCGAGGATCCTCGCGTCGCCGGACTGATCGCGCGGGTCCAGCTCGACGCGGCCCCGCCCGGTCCGGTAGAGGAGCTGCGCGCGGCGATCGCCGCGTTCACCGAACGCAAGCCGTCGCTGGCCTGGGCCGAGACCTATCCGGGCACGCTGTCGTACTACCTGGCCTCGGCGTTCGGCGAGGTGTGGATGCAGCCGTCGGGCACGGTCGGCCTGGTCGGGTTCGCCACCAGTGCGCTGTTCCTGCGCGACGCGCTCGACAAGCTGGGCGTCGAGGCGCAGTTCACCGCCCGCGGCGAATACAAGTCCGCGGCGAACCTGTTCACTCAGGACGGGTACACCGAGGCGCACCGCGAGGCTGACACGGCGCTGGTCAACAGCCTGCGCTCCCAGGTGTGGGACGCGGTGGCGGCCTCGCGCTCCGTGGACCGCGCCGCGCTGGACGCCCTGGCCGACCGTGCCCCGCTGCTGCGCGACGACGCGGTGACCGCGGGGCTGATCGACCGGATCGGTTTCCGCGACGAGGCCTACGCGCGCATCGCCGACATGACCGGAGCCCCGGGCATGACCCCGAACGGGGACGCCGACGGCAGCGACGCGCCGCCGCGGCTCTTTCTGTCCCGGTACGCGCGCACCAGCAGGCCCTCGGTGCCGACCCCCGCGCTGCCGGGCCGCAAGGCCCGCCGGACAATCGCGGTCGTGACGCTGGCCGGCCCCATCGTGAGCGGTCGCGGCCGGCCGGTGTCCCCGTTGGGCGGCGGCCCCAGCGCCGGCGGTGACACGATCGCCGCGGCGCTGCGTCAGGCCGGTGCCGACGACGACGTGGCCGCGGTGGTGCTGCGCGTCGACAGTCCCGGCGGCTCGGTCACCGGATCGGAGACGATCTGGCGTGAGGTCGTGCGGCTGCGTGAGCGCGGCACACCGGTGGTGGCGTCGATGGGGGCGGTGGCGGCCTCCGGCGGCTACTACGTGTCGATGGCCGCCGACGCCATCGTGGCCGATGCCGCGACCATCACCGGGTCCATCGGCGTGGTCACCGGCAAGCTCGTCGCGCGCGACCTCAAGGACCGGCTCGGGGTCGGTTCGGGCACGGTGCGCACGAATGCCAACGCCGACGCCTGGTCGGTCAACGCGCCGTTCACCGAGGAGCAGCAGGCGCACGTGGAGGCCGAGGCCGATCTGTTCTACACCGATTTCGTCAACCGGGTCGCCCAGGGCCGCAAGATGACCGCCGAGGCGGTGGACCAGGTGGCCCGCGGCCGGGTGTGGACGGGCGCCGACGCGCTCGAGCGCGGCCTGGTCGACGAGCTCGGCGGCCTGCGCACCGCCATCGCCCGGGCCAAGGCGCTGGCCGGGATCGACGAGGACACCAAGGTCGACATCACGCATCTGCCGGGATCGTCACTGCGGGACATGCTGCGGCCCAAGGCGTCGTCGCAGCCTGCCGCCGCGTCGATCCCGGAGATGGTGAGCGCGTTGGCCGTTCGCTCGCTGTCCG
- a CDS encoding DUF732 domain-containing protein — MNHRRTVVAAIVAAGISLGMAAPAQAQTADQWFTDTVSNMNIPFAPNTDLPEVGKQVCEMLTTALQSNSVNPVPAVRGVLTTLTSRGLDRAQAGGLLKASVQAYCPQHARFVGR, encoded by the coding sequence ATGAACCACCGGCGCACCGTTGTCGCGGCGATCGTCGCCGCCGGGATCAGCCTCGGTATGGCGGCACCGGCGCAGGCGCAGACGGCCGACCAATGGTTCACCGACACGGTGAGCAACATGAACATCCCGTTCGCGCCGAACACCGATCTCCCCGAGGTCGGCAAGCAGGTGTGCGAGATGTTGACCACCGCGCTGCAGAGCAACTCCGTCAACCCGGTGCCCGCCGTCCGGGGTGTGCTCACCACGCTGACGAGCAGGGGTCTCGATCGCGCCCAGGCCGGCGGTCTGCTCAAGGCCTCGGTGCAGGCCTACTGCCCGCAGCACGCCCGCTTCGTCGGGCGCTGA
- the rplO gene encoding 50S ribosomal protein L15, whose translation MTPIKLHDLKPAPGEKTKKTRVGRGEGSKGKTAGRGTKGTGARKNVPVGFEGGQMPIHMRLPKLKGFRNRFRTEYGVVNVGDIAKAFPEGGTVGVDELVAKGLVRKNVLVKVLGDGKLSAKVDVTAHKFSANAREAITAAGGSATEL comes from the coding sequence ATGACCCCGATCAAGCTCCACGACCTGAAGCCGGCTCCCGGCGAGAAGACGAAGAAGACCCGCGTGGGTCGCGGTGAAGGCTCGAAGGGCAAGACCGCGGGCCGCGGCACCAAGGGCACCGGCGCCCGCAAGAACGTGCCGGTGGGCTTCGAGGGCGGCCAGATGCCGATCCACATGCGGCTGCCGAAGCTCAAGGGCTTCCGTAACCGGTTCCGCACCGAGTACGGCGTGGTGAACGTCGGCGACATCGCCAAGGCGTTCCCGGAGGGCGGCACCGTCGGCGTCGACGAGCTGGTGGCCAAGGGCCTGGTCCGCAAGAACGTTCTGGTGAAGGTTCTCGGCGACGGCAAGCTGTCGGCCAAGGTCGACGTCACCGCGCACAAGTTCAGCGCCAACGCCCGCGAGGCGATCACCGCCGCCGGCGGCAGCGCCACCGAACTGTAG
- the rpmD gene encoding 50S ribosomal protein L30, whose protein sequence is MAELKITQVRSTIGARWKQRETLRTLGLRKIRQSVVREDNAQTRGLIKTVHHLVTVEEV, encoded by the coding sequence ATGGCAGAGCTCAAGATCACCCAGGTGCGCAGCACCATCGGTGCGCGCTGGAAGCAGCGCGAGACCCTGCGTACGCTCGGGTTGCGCAAGATCCGCCAGTCCGTGGTCCGCGAGGACAACGCGCAGACGCGCGGACTGATCAAGACCGTGCACCACCTCGTCACGGTCGAGGAGGTATAG
- the rpsE gene encoding 30S ribosomal protein S5 — protein sequence MAEQAGAGSAQDNRGGGRDGGRGRRDDRGGRGGRDDREKSQYLERVVAINRVSKVVKGGRRFSFTALVIVGDGKGMVGVGYGKAKEVPAAIAKGVEEARKNFFRVPLIGGTVTHPVQGEAAAGVVMLRPASPGTGVIAGGACRAVLECAGVHDVLAKSLGSDNAINVVHATVAALKLLQRPEEVAARRGLPIEDVAPAGMLRARREADALAAGTAREGTA from the coding sequence ATGGCCGAGCAGGCTGGCGCCGGTTCGGCGCAGGACAATCGCGGCGGTGGCCGTGACGGTGGCCGGGGTCGCCGTGACGACCGCGGCGGCCGGGGCGGACGCGACGACCGCGAGAAGAGCCAGTACCTGGAGCGCGTCGTTGCGATCAACCGCGTCTCCAAGGTCGTCAAGGGTGGTCGCCGGTTCAGCTTCACCGCGCTGGTGATCGTCGGCGACGGTAAAGGCATGGTCGGCGTCGGCTACGGCAAGGCCAAAGAGGTGCCCGCCGCGATCGCCAAGGGCGTCGAGGAAGCGCGCAAGAACTTCTTCCGCGTGCCGCTGATCGGCGGCACCGTGACCCACCCGGTCCAGGGTGAGGCCGCGGCCGGGGTGGTCATGCTGCGCCCGGCCAGCCCCGGTACCGGTGTCATCGCCGGTGGCGCGTGCCGCGCGGTGCTGGAATGCGCCGGCGTGCACGACGTGCTGGCCAAGTCGCTGGGCAGCGACAACGCGATCAACGTGGTGCACGCGACCGTCGCCGCGCTGAAGCTGTTGCAGCGCCCCGAAGAGGTCGCGGCCCGCCGCGGCCTGCCGATCGAAGATGTAGCGCCCGCAGGCATGCTGAGGGCCCGTCGCGAGGCCGACGCCCTGGCTGCCGGCACCGCGCGTGAGGGAACGGCGTAA
- the rplR gene encoding 50S ribosomal protein L18 has product MATNTKENAGHTPVGKNISQTRRTSRLRRHARLRKKVAGTAERPRLVVNRSSRHIHVQLVDDLQGVTLAAASSIEADVRAVEGDKKAASTRVGQLIAERAKAAGIDEVVFDRGGYTYGGRIAALADAARESGLKF; this is encoded by the coding sequence ATGGCCACGAACACCAAAGAGAACGCCGGGCACACCCCGGTCGGCAAGAACATCTCCCAGACGCGGCGCACCTCGCGGCTGCGTCGGCACGCCCGCCTGCGCAAGAAGGTCGCCGGCACCGCCGAACGTCCGCGCCTGGTGGTCAACCGCTCCTCGCGGCACATCCATGTGCAGCTGGTCGACGACCTGCAGGGCGTGACGCTGGCCGCGGCGTCCTCGATCGAGGCCGATGTGCGGGCCGTCGAGGGCGACAAGAAGGCCGCCAGCACGCGGGTCGGTCAGCTGATCGCCGAGCGCGCCAAGGCCGCCGGCATCGACGAGGTCGTGTTCGACCGCGGTGGGTACACCTACGGCGGACGGATCGCGGCGCTGGCCGACGCGGCGCGCGAGAGTGGGCTGAAGTTCTAG
- the rplF gene encoding 50S ribosomal protein L6 — translation MSRIGKQPVPVPAGVDVTIDGRNVAVKGPKGTLTLDVAEPIEVSRDDDGAIVVTRPNDERRNRSLHGLSRTLIANLVDGVTQGYTTKMEIFGVGYRVVAKGNDLEFALGYSHPVLITAPEGVTFAVETPTKFSISGIDKQKVGQIAANIRRLRKSDPYKGKGIRYEGEQIRRKVGKTGK, via the coding sequence ATGTCTCGCATTGGAAAGCAGCCGGTCCCGGTTCCCGCCGGGGTCGATGTCACGATCGACGGCCGCAATGTCGCCGTCAAGGGCCCCAAGGGGACGCTGACCCTCGACGTCGCCGAGCCCATCGAGGTCTCGCGCGACGACGACGGCGCCATCGTGGTGACCCGCCCCAACGACGAGCGGCGCAACCGCTCGCTGCACGGGCTGTCCCGCACACTGATCGCCAACCTGGTCGACGGTGTGACCCAGGGCTACACCACCAAGATGGAGATCTTCGGCGTCGGCTACCGCGTCGTGGCCAAGGGCAACGACCTCGAGTTCGCGCTCGGTTACAGCCACCCGGTGCTGATCACCGCTCCGGAGGGCGTCACCTTCGCGGTCGAGACGCCGACGAAGTTCTCGATCTCCGGTATCGACAAGCAAAAGGTCGGCCAGATCGCGGCGAACATCCGCCGCCTGCGGAAGAGCGATCCCTACAAGGGCAAGGGAATCCGCTACGAGGGCGAGCAGATCCGTCGCAAGGTCGGAAAGACGGGTAAGTAG
- the rpsH gene encoding 30S ribosomal protein S8, whose product MTMTDPIADFLTRLRNANSAYHDEVTLPHSKIKANIAEILKAEGYISDYRTEDARVGKSLVVQLKYGPSRERSIAGLRRVSKPGLRVYAKSTNLPRVLGGLGVAIISTSSGLRTDRQASREGVGGEVLAYVW is encoded by the coding sequence ATGACCATGACGGATCCGATCGCAGACTTCCTGACACGTCTGCGCAACGCCAACTCGGCGTATCACGACGAAGTGACCTTGCCGCACAGCAAGATCAAGGCGAACATCGCCGAGATCCTCAAGGCCGAGGGTTACATCAGCGACTACCGCACCGAGGACGCCCGCGTGGGCAAGTCCCTGGTGGTGCAGCTCAAGTACGGCCCGAGCCGGGAGCGAAGCATCGCCGGCCTGCGCCGCGTGAGCAAGCCCGGCCTGCGGGTGTACGCCAAGTCCACCAACCTGCCCCGCGTTCTCGGCGGGCTGGGTGTGGCGATCATTTCTACGTCGTCCGGCTTGAGGACCGACCGCCAGGCTTCCCGCGAGGGTGTCGGCGGCGAGGTCCTCGCGTACGTGTGGTGA
- a CDS encoding type Z 30S ribosomal protein S14 — protein sequence MAKKALVNKANKKPKFKVRGYTRCNRCGRPHAVFRKFGLCRICLREMAHAGELPGVQKSSW from the coding sequence ATGGCAAAGAAGGCTCTGGTCAACAAGGCCAACAAGAAGCCCAAGTTCAAGGTGCGCGGCTACACCCGGTGCAACCGCTGCGGCCGCCCGCACGCGGTGTTCCGCAAGTTCGGCCTGTGCCGTATCTGCCTTCGCGAGATGGCGCACGCCGGCGAGCTGCCGGGCGTGCAGAAGTCCAGCTGGTAA
- the rplE gene encoding 50S ribosomal protein L5, whose protein sequence is MTTVETKALPRLKQRYREEIRDALQKEFGYANVMQIPGVVKVVVNMGVGDAARDAKLINGAVNDLALITGQKPEIRRARKSIAQFKLREGMPIGARVTLRGDRMWEFLDRLISISLPRIRDFRGLNGKQFDGTGNYTFGLTEQSVFHEIDVDSIDRPRGMDITVVTTATNDDEGRALLRALGFPFKEN, encoded by the coding sequence ATGACCACTGTTGAGACCAAAGCCCTGCCCCGCCTGAAGCAGCGCTACCGCGAAGAGATCCGCGACGCGCTGCAGAAGGAGTTCGGCTACGCCAACGTCATGCAGATCCCTGGCGTGGTCAAGGTCGTCGTCAACATGGGTGTCGGTGACGCCGCCCGCGACGCCAAGCTGATCAACGGTGCGGTCAACGACCTCGCACTGATCACCGGCCAGAAGCCCGAGATCCGCCGGGCTCGTAAGTCGATCGCCCAGTTCAAGCTCCGCGAGGGCATGCCCATCGGCGCCCGCGTGACGCTGCGCGGCGACCGGATGTGGGAGTTCCTGGATCGTTTGATCTCGATCTCGCTGCCCCGTATCCGCGACTTCCGCGGGCTGAACGGCAAGCAGTTCGACGGCACCGGCAACTACACCTTCGGCCTGACCGAGCAGTCGGTGTTCCACGAGATCGACGTGGACAGCATCGACCGCCCGCGCGGCATGGACATCACCGTGGTCACCACGGCGACCAACGACGACGAAGGTCGGGCGCTGCTGCGCGCGCTGGGCTTCCCGTTCAAGGAGAACTGA
- the rplX gene encoding 50S ribosomal protein L24 — protein MKVRKGDTVLVISGKDKGAKGKVLVAYPERNKILVEGVNRIKKHTAQSANERGASSGGIVTQEAAIAVSNVMLLDSDGKPTRVGYRIDDETGKKVRIAKTNGKDI, from the coding sequence ATGAAGGTCCGTAAGGGTGACACGGTGCTCGTCATCTCCGGCAAGGACAAGGGCGCCAAGGGCAAGGTCCTGGTGGCCTACCCCGAGCGCAACAAGATCCTCGTCGAGGGTGTGAACCGGATCAAGAAGCACACCGCGCAGTCCGCCAACGAGCGGGGCGCCTCGTCGGGCGGCATCGTCACCCAGGAGGCGGCGATCGCGGTGTCCAACGTGATGCTGCTCGATTCCGACGGCAAGCCGACCCGCGTCGGCTACCGCATCGACGACGAGACCGGCAAGAAGGTCCGCATCGCCAAGACCAACGGCAAGGACATCTGA
- the rplN gene encoding 50S ribosomal protein L14: MIQQESRLKVADNTGAKEILCIRVLGGSSRRYAGIGDVIVATVKDAIPGGNVKRGDVVKAVVVRTVKERRRADGSYIKFDENAAVIIKADNDPRGTRIFGPVGRELREKRFMKIVSLAPEVL, encoded by the coding sequence GTGATTCAGCAGGAATCGCGGCTCAAGGTCGCCGACAACACGGGCGCCAAGGAGATCTTGTGCATCCGCGTTCTCGGTGGCTCGTCGCGGCGCTACGCGGGCATCGGTGATGTCATCGTGGCCACCGTCAAGGACGCCATCCCCGGCGGCAACGTCAAGCGCGGCGACGTCGTCAAGGCCGTCGTCGTGCGCACCGTCAAGGAGCGCCGTCGCGCCGACGGCAGCTACATCAAGTTCGACGAGAACGCTGCCGTCATCATCAAGGCCGACAACGACCCGCGCGGCACGCGCATCTTCGGGCCGGTCGGTCGTGAACTGCGCGAGAAGCGCTTCATGAAGATCGTCTCGCTCGCCCCGGAGGTGTTGTAG
- a CDS encoding formylglycine-generating enzyme family protein: protein MLTDLVALDGGRYRMGSTQFYPEEAPVHTVAVAPFAIERHPVTNAQFAEFVAATGYRTVAEIPPDPAQFPGAAPADLVAGALVFRPTRGPVDLRDWRQWWEWVPGADWRHPSGPDSSVGDRADHPVVQVCYADALAYARWAGRRLPTEAEWEFAARGGADTVYPWGDDATPGGRVMANTWQGDFPYRNTGWAGTSPVGTFPPNGYGLLDMIGNVWEWTTTRFTGHHTLTGDAETCCGPSGPDPAVSQALKGGSHLCAPEYCHRYRPAARSPQSQDSATTHIGFRCVVSGA, encoded by the coding sequence ATGCTGACCGACCTCGTCGCACTCGACGGCGGGCGGTACCGGATGGGGTCGACGCAGTTCTATCCCGAAGAAGCGCCGGTGCACACGGTCGCCGTCGCGCCGTTCGCGATCGAACGGCACCCCGTCACCAACGCCCAGTTCGCCGAGTTCGTCGCCGCGACCGGCTACCGCACCGTCGCCGAGATCCCGCCCGACCCCGCGCAGTTCCCCGGGGCCGCGCCGGCCGACCTGGTGGCCGGTGCGCTGGTGTTCCGGCCCACCCGCGGACCGGTCGACTTGCGCGACTGGCGGCAGTGGTGGGAATGGGTGCCCGGCGCGGACTGGCGGCATCCGTCCGGGCCGGACAGTTCGGTCGGGGACAGGGCCGACCACCCGGTGGTGCAGGTCTGTTACGCCGACGCGCTGGCCTACGCCCGGTGGGCGGGCCGGCGGCTGCCGACCGAGGCGGAATGGGAGTTCGCGGCCCGCGGCGGTGCGGACACCGTCTATCCGTGGGGCGACGACGCCACCCCGGGCGGGCGGGTGATGGCCAACACCTGGCAGGGCGACTTCCCGTACCGCAACACCGGGTGGGCCGGGACCTCGCCGGTCGGCACGTTCCCGCCCAACGGCTACGGCCTGCTCGACATGATCGGCAACGTCTGGGAGTGGACCACCACCCGCTTCACCGGCCACCACACGCTGACCGGCGACGCCGAGACCTGCTGCGGACCGTCCGGACCCGACCCCGCGGTCAGTCAGGCGCTCAAGGGCGGATCGCATCTGTGCGCACCGGAGTACTGTCACCGCTACCGGCCCGCCGCCCGGTCGCCCCAGTCCCAGGACAGCGCGACCACCCACATCGGGTTCCGGTGCGTCGTCAGCGGCGCCTGA